In the genome of Ignavibacteria bacterium, one region contains:
- a CDS encoding glycoside hydrolase family 3 N-terminal domain-containing protein — protein MKKILLPLVVIAVGFIFVFSAFKPEDTYTSATLKTYVPSVTVQRKLSEMTLREKIAQMIVSYSDGFEISENSGEFKRVKKLIQNEKIGGLIFFKGNSLQEASLINQFQTLSETPLLISADFERGTAMRLNDGSLFPSNMGLGATRNSALAYQMGLQIAKECRAIGVHQNYAPVMDVNNNPNNPIINVRSFGENPELVSQMGDAMIKGLQAGNVIATAKHFPGHGDTDIDSHSDLPVLNFDMTRLNSVELIPFKSAINTGVKSVMIAHLSFPAVDNTPYLPSSLSEKLVNELLINELGFKGLVVTDALNMAGVTKHFSTKKVATLCVDAGIDLILMPQGETETINAIEAAVKNGSISEHRINTSVTKILEAKEWLGLFNNKLVDESLIPSVVNSTEAKSIAQKIADESITLVTDNDNLLPFKNVSDKKALVISLNNGNETANTQYFFNNFVAYNKFASYETYDLTGDLNNNSEILNTANSYDYVIVPIYAKVKIKTGTVGIPASQLNLINSLLANGNKVIVLSMGNPYLIQGFENVNAYVCAYGDSEASINATLKTLFGEIPFKGKLPVSISSVFTYGTGIQK, from the coding sequence ATGAAAAAAATATTATTACCGTTAGTTGTAATTGCTGTTGGATTTATATTTGTATTTAGCGCTTTCAAACCTGAAGACACTTATACATCTGCAACGTTAAAAACTTATGTTCCTTCTGTAACCGTTCAGAGAAAATTATCCGAAATGACTTTGCGTGAAAAGATTGCGCAGATGATTGTATCTTATTCTGACGGCTTTGAAATTTCCGAAAACTCAGGAGAATTCAAGAGAGTAAAAAAATTAATTCAGAATGAAAAAATCGGAGGGTTAATTTTTTTCAAAGGAAATTCTTTACAGGAAGCATCGTTAATAAATCAATTCCAGACATTATCGGAAACTCCTCTTCTCATATCGGCAGATTTTGAGCGCGGAACAGCAATGCGCTTGAATGACGGCAGTTTATTCCCGAGCAATATGGGTTTAGGCGCAACCAGAAATTCAGCGCTTGCATATCAAATGGGATTACAGATTGCAAAGGAATGCCGCGCAATAGGAGTACATCAAAATTATGCACCTGTTATGGATGTGAATAACAATCCGAACAATCCGATTATTAACGTTCGTTCATTCGGTGAAAATCCCGAACTTGTTTCACAAATGGGCGATGCAATGATAAAGGGCTTGCAGGCAGGAAATGTAATTGCAACAGCAAAACATTTTCCGGGACATGGTGATACGGATATAGATTCACATAGCGACTTGCCCGTATTGAATTTTGATATGACAAGGTTGAATTCAGTCGAGCTTATTCCATTTAAAAGCGCAATAAATACAGGAGTAAAGTCGGTTATGATTGCTCATTTGTCTTTCCCGGCAGTTGATAATACTCCATACCTTCCCTCTTCATTGTCAGAAAAGCTTGTTAATGAACTTCTAATTAACGAACTTGGTTTCAAAGGACTTGTTGTAACTGATGCATTGAACATGGCTGGTGTAACAAAACATTTTTCAACAAAGAAAGTTGCAACTTTATGTGTTGATGCAGGAATAGATTTGATTCTTATGCCCCAGGGAGAAACAGAAACAATTAACGCTATCGAAGCAGCAGTGAAAAATGGAAGTATTTCAGAACACAGAATAAATACTTCTGTTACAAAAATTCTTGAAGCAAAGGAATGGTTAGGGCTTTTTAACAATAAACTGGTTGACGAATCATTAATTCCTTCGGTTGTCAACTCAACTGAAGCAAAAAGCATTGCGCAAAAAATTGCAGATGAATCAATTACGCTTGTAACCGATAATGATAATTTGCTTCCGTTTAAAAATGTTTCGGATAAAAAAGCATTGGTTATTTCACTAAATAACGGGAACGAAACCGCAAATACACAATATTTTTTCAATAATTTTGTTGCTTATAACAAATTTGCAAGTTATGAAACTTATGACCTGACCGGCGATTTAAATAATAACAGTGAGATTTTAAATACTGCGAATTCTTATGATTACGTTATTGTTCCGATTTATGCAAAAGTAAAAATAAAAACAGGCACAGTGGGAATACCTGCATCACAGCTTAATTTAATTAATTCATTACTTGCAAACGGCAATAAAGTAATTGTGCTTTCAATGGGAAATCCTTATCTGATTCAGGGTTTTGAAAATGTAAACGCTTATGTTTGCGCATATGGAGATTCCGAAGCGTCAATCAATGCAACTTTAAAAACTTTATTCGGTGAAATCCCTTTCAAAGGGAAATTACCCGTATCAATTTCTTCCGTTTTCACTTACGGAACGGGAATACAAAAATAA
- a CDS encoding T9SS type A sorting domain-containing protein codes for MRKLFFLTLIAGIGFIIFTGQKTNDDKKWNADPRMTQVYPNGEYSVLPTVQDIISFTNTPRVVGPYVVGPNFRPHPTTNTNQSEVIIVKHPTNPNIMWASCNMTTTGTLFISEGTYVTTNGGTTWFGSDTLTGAPIGNHGGDPGPAIDKNGVLHMTHLGYTTSGMYANYSTNNGLTWSNTATLGTGSQDKNFANSDDAPSSPYYGRTYCAWSWFAVSNPYVAVSFTSNGGVSWSTHTQVNTPPAGHYSQGTDVGIGPNGQVYVCWAAPISGSPFTEDFAGFGISTNGGVNWSVNENIYDMNGIRGTFSTKSGIRVSGFPRIAVDRTGGPRNGWIYIVAAERNLSPAGTDPDIVLHRSTNGGVNWSAGVRVNQDPLNNGKYQYMPAVCVDNLGGVSVVYYDDRECFATPSDSTDVYISRSIDGGSTFTDFKVSDHRFKPMPISGLAGGYQGDYIGITSTNSKLFPVWADRSTGLYQLWSAPVTIANNPLNPFNLQSPAAGTTYSSLPGSSTVFNFGWDTSATGTSYKWIFGSPTTSPRLITQQSGSNSLSLTSGQLDVILAGLGVAQGGQLVGQWDVWGFRPNPPANDSLKAANGPRAITLRRAVPNNTPVNLAVPANNTTIVTSVFNSSTINFNWSKSGEGVTYKVLFDAPTFTGPPILSFMSNNGGFDTAYSIVNSTLDGLLASIAPGDSIVGQYRVYAFRNPGDSVASNQTYNLTLKRQAKGDVVVLYDSTVANCRTSRDSIIAGLNSRGVTYDLFNRGGNTATTGISFRGYKKVILLGEGTSVASNRVKDSLKTYLASGGTSIPTKSKLIIFAEDVGYHWGRTGSTYIDVDFVSNTLGWTFVSDRPTGSTGPEGLMGDRVNSGLKDSTSGPWPDVLAKSTVPSLSYLYAFTRVAGNYNGVGRMANNFNVATFGVDFESLKNAVGGASGSPQRRWILGALDYVDQITPTNIEDPNGIPTVYELKQNFPNPFNPVTKINFAIPKQGFVSLKIYDITGRLVSNLVNEMKAPGFYEVDFNGLNMASGVYFYKLESNEFSDIKKMMLIK; via the coding sequence ATGAGAAAGCTCTTCTTCCTAACTCTCATTGCTGGTATTGGCTTTATTATTTTTACAGGGCAAAAAACCAACGATGATAAAAAATGGAATGCAGATCCTCGAATGACGCAAGTCTATCCTAACGGGGAATATTCCGTTTTACCAACAGTTCAAGATATAATATCTTTTACGAATACACCAAGAGTTGTCGGACCATATGTCGTAGGTCCAAACTTTCGTCCACACCCTACAACTAATACAAATCAGAGTGAAGTTATAATTGTAAAGCATCCTACTAATCCAAATATTATGTGGGCATCTTGCAATATGACAACAACCGGAACATTGTTCATCAGTGAAGGAACTTATGTTACTACAAACGGCGGAACTACCTGGTTTGGAAGTGATACACTTACCGGCGCACCCATTGGAAATCATGGTGGTGACCCGGGTCCTGCAATCGATAAAAATGGCGTTTTGCATATGACACATCTGGGTTATACTACTTCAGGTATGTATGCAAATTACTCAACCAATAATGGTTTAACATGGTCTAACACTGCTACACTCGGAACAGGTTCACAAGATAAAAATTTTGCTAATTCTGATGATGCACCTTCTTCACCATATTATGGAAGAACATATTGTGCTTGGAGCTGGTTTGCAGTTTCTAATCCTTATGTTGCAGTTTCATTCACGTCAAATGGGGGTGTAAGCTGGTCAACTCATACACAGGTAAACACTCCTCCTGCCGGTCACTATTCACAAGGTACTGACGTTGGTATAGGTCCGAACGGACAAGTTTATGTTTGCTGGGCTGCTCCAATTTCCGGTTCACCTTTCACAGAAGATTTTGCCGGGTTTGGTATTTCAACAAACGGTGGTGTTAACTGGTCTGTTAATGAGAATATCTATGATATGAATGGTATCAGAGGAACATTCTCTACAAAATCGGGTATCCGTGTCAGCGGTTTTCCAAGAATTGCAGTTGACAGAACCGGTGGTCCGAGAAACGGATGGATATATATTGTAGCTGCAGAAAGAAATTTATCACCTGCAGGAACAGACCCTGACATTGTTTTACACAGGTCAACAAACGGCGGAGTTAACTGGTCTGCAGGCGTTAGAGTCAATCAAGACCCATTGAATAATGGAAAATATCAATATATGCCGGCTGTTTGTGTTGATAACCTCGGCGGCGTAAGCGTTGTTTATTATGATGACAGAGAGTGTTTTGCAACTCCTAGTGATTCTACCGATGTTTATATTTCACGTTCAATAGATGGCGGAAGCACATTTACAGATTTCAAAGTTAGTGACCATAGATTTAAACCAATGCCGATTTCAGGATTAGCAGGCGGTTATCAAGGTGACTATATCGGTATTACCTCAACTAATTCAAAATTATTCCCTGTATGGGCAGACAGAAGCACAGGTTTATACCAATTATGGAGTGCTCCTGTTACTATAGCTAACAATCCTCTAAATCCATTTAACTTGCAAAGTCCTGCGGCAGGAACTACTTACTCGTCACTTCCGGGTTCATCAACCGTATTCAATTTTGGCTGGGATACTTCCGCAACAGGAACATCATACAAATGGATTTTTGGTTCACCAACCACATCACCAAGATTGATTACACAGCAATCAGGAAGCAATTCGCTTTCACTTACATCAGGTCAGCTGGATGTTATTCTTGCAGGACTTGGCGTTGCTCAGGGTGGCCAATTAGTTGGACAGTGGGATGTATGGGGATTCAGACCTAATCCTCCTGCAAATGATTCATTAAAAGCCGCTAACGGACCACGCGCAATTACATTGAGAAGAGCTGTTCCGAATAATACACCGGTTAATCTTGCAGTTCCGGCAAATAATACTACTATAGTTACATCGGTATTTAATAGTTCAACAATTAATTTTAACTGGTCAAAATCCGGTGAAGGTGTTACTTATAAAGTTCTCTTTGATGCACCAACGTTTACAGGTCCTCCAATATTGAGCTTTATGTCGAACAATGGCGGATTTGATACTGCTTATTCGATAGTCAATTCAACTTTAGACGGACTTCTCGCATCAATTGCACCGGGTGATTCTATCGTTGGACAATATAGAGTTTATGCTTTCAGAAATCCGGGTGATTCCGTGGCATCAAACCAGACATATAATTTAACTCTTAAGAGACAGGCAAAAGGCGATGTAGTGGTTCTTTATGATTCAACAGTCGCGAACTGCAGAACTTCAAGAGACTCAATCATAGCAGGTCTTAACTCAAGAGGCGTTACATATGATTTATTTAACAGAGGCGGAAACACTGCTACAACCGGAATTTCTTTCAGAGGTTACAAAAAAGTGATTCTTCTTGGTGAAGGAACTTCAGTTGCTTCGAACAGAGTAAAAGATTCTTTAAAAACATATCTTGCTTCAGGCGGAACTTCAATTCCTACAAAATCAAAGTTGATTATTTTTGCTGAAGATGTTGGTTATCACTGGGGAAGAACCGGCTCAACATATATTGATGTTGATTTCGTTTCAAACACACTTGGATGGACATTTGTTTCTGACAGACCTACAGGAAGCACAGGTCCTGAAGGATTAATGGGTGATAGAGTAAACTCAGGATTAAAAGACAGTACTTCAGGTCCATGGCCTGACGTTCTTGCAAAATCAACTGTTCCAAGCTTATCATATTTATATGCATTTACAAGAGTAGCGGGCAACTACAATGGTGTAGGAAGAATGGCAAATAATTTCAATGTCGCAACTTTCGGAGTTGACTTTGAATCTCTTAAAAATGCAGTCGGTGGAGCAAGCGGTTCACCTCAAAGGAGATGGATACTTGGCGCATTGGATTATGTTGACCAAATTACACCGACTAATATCGAAGACCCGAATGGAATTCCGACAGTTTATGAATTGAAACAGAACTTCCCGAATCCATTCAATCCTGTAACGAAGATAAACTTTGCAATTCCTAAACAAGGATTTGTATCGTTGAAGATTTATGATATTACAGGAAGACTTGTTTCTAATTTGGTAAATGAAATGAAGGCTCCGGGATTCTATGAAGTTGATTTCAACGGACTGAACATGGCTTCAGGCGTTTATTTCTATAAGCTTGAATCTAACGAATTCTCTGACATTAAAAAGATGATGCTGATAAAATGA
- a CDS encoding BrxA/BrxB family bacilliredoxin, producing the protein MYDPIMVQPMRDEAVSIGFKELYSANEVREELNKKGTAFVFVNSVCGCAAGKARPGLALAMDWAKQNNIMPDRLVTVFAGMEKDAVSEARNFFEGYPPSSPQMALIEDGKLKAMIQRMEIENNDAYAVADKIKNILQENIKKEPAEG; encoded by the coding sequence ATGTACGACCCTATAATGGTGCAGCCGATGAGAGATGAAGCTGTTAGCATTGGCTTTAAAGAATTGTATTCTGCAAACGAGGTGCGCGAAGAATTAAACAAAAAAGGCACTGCATTTGTATTTGTAAATTCAGTTTGCGGGTGCGCAGCAGGAAAGGCAAGACCGGGTCTTGCGCTTGCAATGGACTGGGCAAAACAAAACAATATAATGCCTGACAGGTTAGTAACCGTATTTGCAGGAATGGAAAAAGATGCTGTAAGTGAAGCAAGAAACTTCTTTGAGGGCTATCCGCCGTCATCACCTCAAATGGCATTAATTGAAGATGGAAAGCTAAAGGCAATGATTCAAAGAATGGAGATTGAAAACAACGATGCTTATGCTGTTGCCGATAAAATTAAGAATATTTTGCAGGAAAATATAAAAAAGGAACCTGCAGAGGGATAA
- a CDS encoding beta-ketoacyl-ACP synthase III, whose product MASKAPFNARISAVGYYVPPKVVDNKYFESFLDTNDKWIRERTGITERRWLEKDQPTSYMAIRAIEDALKGKNISPEEIDLIVVATVTPDMMYPSTACIIQEQMGFKNAWGFDVLAACSGFIFALNTAAQFVMNGTHKKVLVVGADKMTAIANMKDRNTCILFGDAAGAVLLEPTEDKSVGIIDSIMHVDGTGGKYLYQLGGGSLHPASHETVDNDWHYVYQDGKTVFKAAVVGMAEVSYEIMERNGLKGEDVAYLVPHQANMRIITATADRMGVGMDKVMVNINKYGNTTSGTIPTCIAEYYQNGKLKKGDNIVLSSFGAGYTWGSILIKWDI is encoded by the coding sequence ATGGCAAGTAAAGCTCCATTCAACGCGAGAATTTCTGCTGTTGGATATTATGTGCCTCCGAAGGTAGTTGATAATAAATATTTTGAATCTTTTCTCGATACCAATGATAAATGGATAAGAGAAAGAACAGGAATTACAGAAAGACGTTGGCTGGAGAAAGACCAGCCAACATCTTACATGGCTATCCGCGCAATTGAAGACGCTCTCAAAGGAAAAAATATCTCTCCCGAAGAAATAGACCTCATTGTTGTTGCAACCGTAACCCCGGATATGATGTACCCGTCTACTGCCTGTATCATTCAGGAGCAAATGGGTTTTAAGAATGCATGGGGCTTCGATGTTCTTGCGGCATGCTCGGGTTTTATTTTTGCATTAAATACCGCGGCTCAGTTTGTTATGAACGGAACTCATAAAAAAGTTCTTGTTGTCGGTGCAGATAAAATGACTGCCATAGCGAACATGAAGGACAGGAATACTTGTATTTTATTCGGAGATGCTGCAGGCGCTGTTCTGCTTGAGCCGACTGAAGATAAATCTGTAGGCATAATCGATTCAATCATGCACGTTGATGGAACAGGCGGAAAGTATTTATATCAGCTTGGTGGCGGAAGTCTTCATCCTGCAAGCCATGAAACTGTTGATAACGACTGGCATTATGTGTATCAGGACGGCAAGACGGTTTTCAAAGCTGCAGTTGTAGGAATGGCTGAAGTTTCATATGAAATTATGGAGCGTAATGGTCTTAAAGGTGAAGATGTTGCATATCTCGTTCCTCATCAGGCAAATATGAGAATAATCACAGCTACTGCCGATAGAATGGGTGTTGGAATGGACAAAGTTATGGTGAATATTAATAAATACGGCAACACGACTTCAGGAACCATCCCGACATGCATCGCTGAGTATTACCAAAACGGCAAACTAAAAAAAGGCGACAACATCGTGCTTTCAAGCTTCGGCGCAGGATACACTTGGGGTTCGATTTTGATTAAATGGGACATCTAA
- a CDS encoding tRNA-dihydrouridine synthase has translation MNSFQEIFKNKLLLAPMEDVTEPPFRLICHRLGADIVYTEFISSEGLIRDARKCREKLFIYEEERPVAIQIFGGNDDVMIEAARISESAKPDFIDINCGCWVKDVALRGAGAGLLKDLPKMKKIAESIVKNVKLPVTLKTRLGWDENSIVIVDVAKMLEDIGIQALTVHCRLRGQGNKGNADWSWVKRIKDSGVEMPIILNGNIKTPEDVKFVFENFKPDAVMIGQAAMLNPFIFRQSKFYLEHGYHEEEPPLDEKVNKCIEHLRLCVKLKGENLGVREFRKYYSGYLRNLRNINAFRIELMGYDTFAPIKERLTWLKQEYKNSVLAVSEE, from the coding sequence ATGAATTCTTTTCAGGAAATATTTAAAAATAAGCTGCTTTTGGCACCTATGGAGGATGTAACAGAACCTCCTTTCAGGTTAATTTGTCATCGCCTTGGAGCTGACATTGTCTACACAGAATTCATATCCTCTGAAGGTTTAATACGTGATGCAAGAAAGTGCCGTGAAAAGCTTTTCATTTATGAAGAAGAGCGACCTGTTGCAATCCAGATATTCGGCGGCAATGATGATGTTATGATTGAAGCGGCAAGAATTTCGGAGTCCGCAAAACCTGATTTCATAGATATTAACTGCGGATGCTGGGTGAAGGATGTTGCGCTGCGGGGCGCCGGCGCGGGATTATTGAAAGACTTGCCTAAGATGAAAAAGATTGCCGAATCAATTGTGAAGAATGTGAAACTTCCGGTTACGCTAAAAACACGATTAGGCTGGGATGAGAATTCAATTGTCATTGTTGATGTTGCAAAAATGCTTGAAGACATAGGAATACAAGCATTGACTGTTCATTGCAGATTGCGCGGACAAGGAAATAAAGGTAATGCTGACTGGAGCTGGGTGAAACGAATCAAAGACAGCGGAGTTGAAATGCCGATTATACTTAATGGCAATATTAAAACTCCTGAAGATGTAAAATTTGTTTTTGAAAATTTCAAACCTGACGCAGTTATGATTGGTCAGGCCGCGATGTTGAATCCGTTTATATTCAGGCAATCAAAATTTTATCTTGAACACGGCTATCACGAAGAAGAACCTCCGCTTGATGAGAAGGTTAATAAGTGCATAGAACATTTAAGATTGTGTGTTAAGCTCAAGGGTGAAAACTTAGGTGTCCGCGAGTTCAGAAAATATTATTCAGGGTATTTAAGAAACTTAAGAAACATAAATGCTTTCAGAATTGAACTTATGGGATATGATACATTTGCTCCGATTAAAGAAAGGTTAACCTGGCTGAAACAGGAATATAAAAATTCTGTTTTAGCTGTAAGTGAAGAATAG
- a CDS encoding ATP-dependent Clp protease ATP-binding subunit, protein MDSNFSNRVQDVIRLSREEAIRLGHDYIGTEHLLLGIIREGEGIAVKIFKNLGIEASKIKKAVEETVRQSGGTLTVGNIPLTKQAEKVLKITYLEAKLFKSDVIGTEHLLLSILREDDNLAAQILHQFNINYDVVKNELMNILSGKPSSATPPAGGKGTTGERGGKQEKTKTPVLDNFGRDLTKLATENKLDPIVGREKEIERVAQVLSRRKKNNPVLIGEPGVGKTAIAEGLALRIVNKQVSRVLHGKRVVTLDLAALVAGTKYRGQFEERMKAVMNELEKAKDVILFIDELHTIVGAGGASGSLDASNIFKPALARGDLQCIGATTLNEYRQYIEKDGALERRFQKIMVDPPTVDETIQILTNIKSKYEEHHNVKFTDKAIVEAVKLSDRYITDRFLPDKAIDVMDEAGARVHLANIVVPDDVLKLEADVEKVRQEKNQVVKNQNYEEAARLRDKEKNLLSQLDQVKLDLEIQSQTKFFEVNEQHIADVVAMMTGVPVNKIAQSESSKLVNMEDYLKKVIIGQDEPIEKISKAIRRARAGIKDPKRPIGSFVFLGPTGVGKTELAKQLAKFLFESEDALIRIDMSEYMEKFNVSRLVGAPPGYVGYEEGGQLTEKVRRKPYSVVLLDEIEKAHPDTFNILLQVLDDGILTDGLGRRVDFKNTILIMTSNVGTRDIKLDKVFGFGEQKDLAKYDKMKSSVDEAVRRVFSPEFLNRIDDLITFKQLEKQDIIKIVDVETDKLLSRLKEQFITVELTNEAKEFLAEKGFDPNFGARPLRRAVQKYLEDPLSEEILKGLVKEGSHVKVQYPQGTDELIFITNGNDIKPVEPITEETGTKESDGK, encoded by the coding sequence ATGGATAGTAATTTCTCAAATAGGGTTCAGGACGTTATCAGATTAAGCAGGGAAGAGGCTATCAGGTTAGGACACGATTATATAGGAACGGAACATTTGCTACTCGGAATTATCCGGGAAGGAGAGGGAATTGCTGTTAAAATATTCAAAAATCTTGGTATTGAAGCAAGTAAAATTAAGAAAGCTGTTGAAGAGACTGTCAGACAATCAGGCGGTACTTTGACAGTCGGTAATATACCTTTAACTAAACAAGCTGAAAAAGTTTTAAAAATAACTTATTTAGAAGCTAAATTATTTAAATCGGATGTTATCGGAACAGAACATCTTCTTCTTTCCATTTTAAGAGAAGATGATAATCTTGCAGCCCAGATTTTACATCAGTTCAATATAAATTATGATGTCGTGAAAAACGAATTGATGAATATTTTAAGCGGTAAGCCTTCTTCTGCAACACCTCCTGCAGGTGGCAAAGGTACAACAGGTGAGCGCGGAGGTAAACAGGAAAAAACAAAAACTCCTGTTCTTGATAATTTCGGACGTGACCTTACAAAGCTCGCAACTGAAAACAAGCTTGACCCGATAGTCGGCAGAGAAAAAGAAATCGAAAGAGTCGCACAGGTTCTCAGCCGCAGAAAAAAGAATAATCCTGTGTTGATTGGCGAGCCGGGTGTTGGTAAAACGGCAATCGCTGAAGGGTTAGCTCTAAGGATTGTGAATAAACAGGTATCGAGAGTCCTTCACGGAAAGCGTGTCGTTACTCTTGACCTTGCAGCTTTAGTAGCCGGAACTAAATACCGCGGACAGTTTGAAGAAAGAATGAAAGCTGTGATGAACGAGCTTGAAAAAGCTAAAGATGTAATTTTATTCATAGATGAATTGCATACAATTGTAGGTGCAGGAGGTGCAAGCGGTTCGCTTGATGCTTCAAATATCTTTAAGCCTGCTCTTGCAAGAGGTGACCTGCAGTGCATTGGCGCAACTACATTGAATGAATACAGACAATATATTGAAAAAGATGGTGCTTTGGAAAGAAGATTCCAGAAAATTATGGTTGACCCTCCTACTGTAGATGAGACAATTCAGATTCTTACGAACATCAAATCTAAGTACGAAGAGCATCATAATGTTAAATTTACTGATAAAGCGATAGTTGAAGCCGTTAAGTTAAGTGATAGGTATATAACAGATAGATTCCTTCCTGATAAAGCTATAGATGTAATGGACGAAGCCGGCGCAAGAGTTCATCTTGCAAATATAGTAGTTCCTGATGATGTCTTAAAGCTCGAAGCGGATGTTGAAAAAGTCCGTCAGGAAAAAAATCAGGTTGTTAAAAATCAGAACTATGAAGAAGCTGCAAGATTGCGTGATAAGGAAAAAAATCTGCTTTCACAGCTCGACCAGGTGAAGCTTGACCTTGAAATTCAGTCACAGACAAAATTTTTCGAAGTAAACGAACAGCATATAGCCGACGTTGTCGCAATGATGACCGGAGTCCCTGTAAATAAGATAGCTCAAAGTGAATCATCCAAGCTTGTTAATATGGAAGATTACTTAAAGAAAGTTATTATCGGACAGGATGAACCTATTGAAAAAATTTCAAAAGCAATCAGAAGAGCACGCGCAGGAATAAAAGACCCGAAAAGACCTATCGGTTCATTTGTATTTTTAGGCCCTACAGGTGTCGGTAAAACCGAACTTGCAAAACAGCTTGCAAAATTCTTGTTTGAATCGGAAGATGCGTTAATCAGAATAGATATGAGTGAATATATGGAGAAGTTCAATGTCTCGCGTCTTGTCGGAGCTCCTCCGGGATATGTTGGTTACGAAGAAGGCGGTCAATTGACTGAGAAAGTCAGAAGAAAACCTTATTCGGTTGTCTTGCTTGATGAAATAGAAAAAGCGCATCCTGATACCTTCAATATTTTATTACAGGTTCTTGATGATGGTATCTTGACAGATGGTCTTGGAAGAAGAGTGGACTTTAAAAACACAATTCTGATAATGACCTCCAATGTCGGAACAAGGGATATTAAGCTTGATAAGGTCTTTGGTTTTGGTGAGCAGAAAGACTTGGCAAAGTATGATAAAATGAAAAGTTCGGTTGACGAAGCTGTAAGAAGAGTTTTCTCTCCTGAGTTTTTAAACCGTATAGATGATTTGATTACGTTCAAGCAGCTTGAGAAACAAGATATTATCAAAATCGTTGATGTTGAAACCGATAAATTGCTTTCAAGATTGAAAGAGCAGTTTATTACAGTTGAGCTAACGAACGAGGCAAAAGAATTCCTGGCAGAAAAAGGATTTGACCCGAATTTCGGTGCCAGACCTTTGAGAAGAGCGGTTCAGAAGTATCTTGAAGACCCGCTTAGCGAGGAAATTCTGAAAGGACTTGTGAAAGAGGGAAGCCATGTTAAAGTTCAGTATCCGCAAGGAACCGATGAGCTTATATTTATTACGAATGGAAATGATATTAAACCGGTAGAACCGATAACTGAAGAAACAGGAACTAAGGAGTCAGATGGCAAGTAA
- a CDS encoding prolyl oligopeptidase family serine peptidase yields MSKVDSDIISSRKVIDLPEKNRNMIRSGWGDEIIDNTIVEKIVYDNDGEKIDGYLAYPKDLSKKYPLVIWNRGGSRKSGYIDEFLARGMFGEIASWGYVVLASMYRDKDEFGGKDVTDVIKLFDIADDLEACDSSKIGMEGWSRGGMMTFKVLTMTDRVKACVIISGLTDLVDHAMMQDTYRRIFGTESEEIFNQRKKEKSPLYFADEINTDAAILMIHGTEDDDVEVRNSTEMYEKLKGKVKNIEIVLLDGGDHYLKKFRKETVKLRKEWFRKYLG; encoded by the coding sequence TTGTCTAAAGTAGATTCTGATATTATATCTTCTCGAAAAGTAATTGACTTACCCGAGAAAAATCGAAATATGATTCGAAGCGGATGGGGAGATGAAATTATTGATAACACAATTGTCGAAAAAATTGTATATGATAATGATGGTGAAAAGATTGATGGTTATTTAGCTTACCCAAAGGATTTATCAAAAAAATACCCGCTCGTAATCTGGAATCGCGGCGGAAGCAGAAAATCAGGATATATAGATGAGTTCCTTGCGCGAGGAATGTTTGGAGAAATTGCAAGCTGGGGTTATGTAGTGCTTGCTTCAATGTATCGGGATAAAGATGAGTTCGGCGGCAAAGATGTTACCGATGTGATAAAGCTCTTTGATATTGCAGATGATTTGGAAGCATGCGACAGTTCTAAAATAGGAATGGAGGGCTGGAGCCGCGGGGGAATGATGACCTTTAAAGTTCTTACGATGACTGACCGAGTAAAAGCTTGTGTGATTATTTCCGGATTAACCGATTTGGTCGATCATGCAATGATGCAGGATACATACAGAAGAATTTTTGGGACAGAAAGTGAAGAAATTTTTAATCAAAGGAAGAAAGAAAAATCACCGCTTTACTTTGCTGATGAAATAAATACTGATGCAGCGATTCTGATGATTCACGGAACTGAAGATGATGACGTTGAGGTCAGAAACTCAACTGAAATGTATGAAAAGCTGAAAGGCAAAGTAAAAAACATTGAGATTGTCTTACTGGACGGCGGCGACCATTATTTGAAAAAATTTAGAAAAGAAACTGTAAAGCTGAGAAAAGAATGGTTTAGGAAGTATCTTGGTTAG